In one Sphingomonas sp. S1-29 genomic region, the following are encoded:
- a CDS encoding metallopeptidase family protein → MAETTAACQAAPDAAAIEAMARAALARIPSPFAEHLADVVLLIEDYADDETLAALGIDEPIELTGIYHGRPIGEKSSFESGALPDRIHLYRLPILWEWIETGVALDALVHHVVVHEVGHHFGLSDDDMHALEDAAGEETAG, encoded by the coding sequence ATGGCCGAAACCACTGCCGCTTGCCAAGCCGCTCCCGACGCCGCCGCGATCGAGGCGATGGCGCGCGCCGCGCTGGCGCGAATCCCGTCGCCCTTCGCCGAGCATCTGGCCGACGTCGTGCTGCTGATCGAGGATTATGCCGATGACGAGACGCTGGCTGCGCTCGGCATCGACGAACCGATCGAACTGACCGGCATCTATCACGGCCGCCCGATCGGCGAGAAATCGAGCTTCGAAAGCGGCGCGCTGCCCGATCGCATCCATCTGTACCGTCTGCCGATCCTGTGGGAGTGGATCGAGACCGGCGTCGCGCTCGACGCGCTGGTGCATCATGTCGTGGTGCACGAGGTGGGGCATCATTTCGGGCTGTCCGACGACGACATGCACGCGCTGGAAGACGCCGCCGGGGAGGAAACTGCCGGGTGA
- a CDS encoding YciI family protein, protein MRVMVLVKATTDSEAGLMPSPELLAAMGRFNDELVAAGILQAGEGLKPSSAGKRVAFDGDGREVSDGPFTQTRELVAGFWLWNVADLDEAVAWVKRCPNPMPGPSEIEIRPLYEEADFAA, encoded by the coding sequence ATGCGCGTGATGGTGCTGGTAAAGGCGACGACCGACAGCGAGGCGGGGCTGATGCCTTCGCCCGAATTGCTGGCGGCGATGGGGCGGTTCAACGACGAGTTGGTCGCGGCGGGGATATTGCAGGCGGGCGAGGGGCTCAAGCCGTCTTCCGCCGGCAAACGGGTGGCGTTCGATGGCGATGGCCGGGAGGTAAGCGACGGCCCATTCACGCAGACGCGCGAGCTGGTCGCGGGATTTTGGCTGTGGAACGTCGCCGACCTTGATGAGGCGGTGGCGTGGGTGAAGCGCTGTCCCAACCCGATGCCCGGGCCGAGCGAGATCGAAATCCGGCCGCTATATGAGGAGGCGGATTTCGCGGCGTAG
- a CDS encoding class I SAM-dependent methyltransferase: protein MTLVTLTGEAWADYGLIDSGNGRKLERYGDYRFIRPEPQAMWAPSDPVWEADGEFIPASDDEGGGRWHYNGPVPRDGWPLAWREVAFTAQNTPFRHLGFFPDMAPVWDWMRDRLEAVPDPEALNLFGYTGVGTLALAAAGARMVHVDASKKSVEAAKANAALSGMTDAPIRWLVEDAGKFAAREVRRGRRYDGIILDPPKWGRGPAGEVWKLEENLAPLVADCRRLLDAESRFLFLTVYAVRMSALAIGELVRQAFADLGGTVEAGELAVREEARGLELPTAIFARWSRD, encoded by the coding sequence ATGACGCTCGTCACCCTCACCGGCGAGGCGTGGGCCGATTACGGCCTGATCGATTCGGGCAATGGTCGCAAGCTCGAGCGCTATGGCGACTATCGCTTCATCCGCCCCGAGCCGCAGGCGATGTGGGCGCCCTCCGATCCGGTATGGGAGGCCGATGGCGAGTTCATCCCCGCGTCGGACGACGAAGGCGGCGGGCGCTGGCATTATAACGGTCCGGTCCCGCGCGACGGCTGGCCGCTGGCTTGGCGCGAAGTCGCCTTCACCGCGCAGAACACCCCGTTCCGCCATCTCGGCTTCTTCCCCGATATGGCCCCGGTATGGGACTGGATGCGCGACCGGCTCGAGGCCGTGCCCGATCCCGAGGCGCTGAACCTGTTCGGCTATACCGGCGTCGGCACGCTCGCGCTGGCGGCGGCGGGGGCACGGATGGTGCATGTCGATGCGTCGAAGAAATCGGTCGAGGCGGCCAAGGCCAATGCGGCGCTGTCGGGCATGACCGACGCGCCGATCCGCTGGCTGGTCGAGGATGCGGGCAAGTTCGCCGCGCGCGAAGTCCGCCGCGGCCGCCGCTATGACGGCATCATCCTCGATCCCCCCAAATGGGGCCGCGGCCCGGCGGGCGAGGTGTGGAAGCTCGAGGAGAATCTCGCCCCGCTGGTCGCCGACTGCCGCCGGCTGCTCGACGCCGAGTCGCGCTTCCTGTTCCTGACGGTGTACGCGGTCCGCATGTCGGCGCTCGCGATCGGCGAGCTGGTGCGGCAGGCGTTCGCCGATCTAGGCGGGACGGTCGAGGCAGGCGAGCTGGCGGTGCGCGAGGAAGCGCGCGGGCTCGAACTACCGACGGCAATCTTCGCGCGGTGGTCGCGGGACTAA
- a CDS encoding ATP-binding cassette domain-containing protein, whose product MPDVSGPAVAFEGVTKTYPGGVVAVRGVDLAIAGGSFVALVGTSGSGKSTLLKTVNRLVDPSSGRVTIDSAPVATGPAHALRRRIGYVFQNVGLFPHLSVAENIAIGLRIGDTPFPKTDARITELLSLVDLPADIARRTPDALSGGQRQRVGVARALATQPKLLLMDEPFGALDPVTRSELGKAIRALHDRLRLTTILVTHDMAEAMLLADRVLVMADGAIAADASPADLMAGRAGPAADALVAVPREQAHALAALERGA is encoded by the coding sequence ATGCCAGATGTTTCGGGCCCCGCGGTCGCCTTCGAAGGCGTGACCAAGACCTATCCAGGCGGCGTGGTCGCGGTGCGCGGGGTCGACCTGGCGATCGCCGGCGGCAGCTTCGTCGCGCTGGTCGGCACCTCGGGATCGGGCAAGTCGACCTTGCTCAAGACCGTCAACCGGCTGGTCGATCCCAGCAGCGGCCGCGTAACGATCGACAGCGCGCCGGTCGCCACCGGCCCCGCCCACGCGCTGCGCCGCCGGATCGGCTATGTCTTCCAGAATGTCGGGCTGTTCCCGCATCTGAGCGTGGCGGAGAATATCGCGATCGGCTTGCGGATCGGCGATACCCCCTTCCCGAAAACCGATGCGCGCATCACCGAACTCCTCAGCCTCGTCGATCTTCCCGCCGACATCGCCCGCCGCACGCCCGATGCGCTGTCGGGCGGCCAGCGCCAGCGGGTCGGCGTCGCGCGCGCGCTCGCCACCCAGCCCAAATTGCTGCTGATGGACGAGCCGTTCGGCGCGCTCGATCCGGTCACCCGCAGCGAGCTGGGCAAGGCGATCCGCGCGCTGCACGATCGGCTACGCCTCACCACGATCCTGGTTACCCACGACATGGCCGAGGCGATGCTGCTCGCCGATCGCGTGCTGGTGATGGCCGATGGCGCGATCGCCGCCGATGCCTCCCCCGCCGATCTGATGGCGGGGCGCGCAGGGCCTGCCGCCGACGCGTTGGTCGCGGTGCCGCGCGAACAGGCGCATGCGCTGGCGGCGCTCGAGCGCGGCGCATGA
- a CDS encoding ABC transporter permease/substrate-binding protein, producing the protein MSDAFVRVPDLLAQHVLLAFSALLLGLAIALPLAVWSARRPAVARVALGFASLVQTVPALALLALFYPALLWLSALVGGGVPALGFLPALLALTLYALLPILRNGVTGLTTLDPAILEAADGVGMTAWQKLRIVEAPLVAPVLMAGIRTAAVWTIGAATLATTVGQPSLGDLIFAGLQTQNWSLVLAGCIGAAGLALTVDLLLALAEHGIRARRRLQVYASLGALLFGLLAALAPAVPSGAKTVTVGAKGFSEQYILARLIGDRLTDAGYAVRYREGLGSAVAFGALASGDIDVYVDYSGTIWANEMRRDDIPPREAIVRGVGDWAREVHGVRLVGPLGFENAYAFAMRGADAKRLGVTSLSDLARVAPRLRFGTDVEFLERPEWRNVRDRYGLRFASQNAYHPTFMYRALASGAADVIPAFSSDGRIAADRLMVLTDPRHAIPGYDALLLVAPARAQDDRFLAALAPLVGRVDVEAMREANYRVDRDTDKDTPTEAAAWLTQRLGL; encoded by the coding sequence ATGAGCGATGCCTTCGTCCGCGTACCCGATCTGCTGGCGCAGCATGTCCTGCTGGCGTTCAGCGCACTGCTGCTCGGCCTCGCGATCGCATTGCCGCTGGCGGTGTGGTCGGCGCGCCGCCCCGCCGTCGCGCGCGTGGCGCTTGGGTTCGCCAGCCTGGTGCAGACCGTCCCCGCGCTCGCGCTGCTGGCGCTGTTCTATCCCGCCTTGTTGTGGCTTTCGGCCCTGGTCGGCGGCGGCGTCCCCGCGCTCGGCTTCCTGCCCGCGTTGCTAGCGCTGACGCTCTACGCGCTGCTGCCGATCCTGCGTAACGGCGTCACCGGCCTCACCACGCTCGACCCCGCGATCCTGGAGGCAGCCGATGGCGTCGGCATGACCGCGTGGCAAAAGCTGCGGATCGTCGAGGCACCATTGGTCGCGCCGGTGCTGATGGCGGGCATCCGCACCGCCGCCGTTTGGACGATCGGCGCGGCGACGCTCGCCACCACCGTGGGCCAGCCCAGCCTTGGCGACCTGATCTTCGCCGGGCTCCAGACGCAGAATTGGAGCCTCGTCCTCGCCGGTTGCATCGGTGCCGCCGGCCTCGCGCTCACCGTCGATCTGCTGCTGGCACTTGCCGAACACGGCATCCGCGCCCGCCGGCGATTGCAGGTCTATGCCAGCCTCGGCGCGCTGCTGTTCGGCCTGCTCGCCGCGCTCGCCCCCGCTGTGCCCAGCGGTGCGAAGACCGTCACCGTCGGCGCGAAAGGCTTTTCCGAGCAATATATCCTCGCCCGGCTGATCGGCGACCGGCTGACCGACGCCGGCTATGCGGTGCGCTATCGTGAAGGGTTGGGATCGGCGGTGGCGTTCGGCGCGCTCGCAAGCGGCGATATCGACGTCTATGTCGATTATTCGGGCACGATCTGGGCGAACGAAATGCGCCGCGACGACATTCCACCGCGCGAGGCCATCGTGCGCGGGGTCGGCGATTGGGCGCGCGAGGTGCATGGCGTTCGGCTGGTCGGGCCGTTGGGGTTTGAAAACGCCTATGCCTTTGCCATGCGGGGGGCCGATGCGAAGCGGCTGGGGGTCACCTCGCTCTCCGATCTGGCGCGCGTTGCGCCACGGCTTCGCTTCGGCACCGATGTCGAGTTCCTCGAACGCCCCGAATGGCGCAACGTCCGCGACCGCTATGGCCTGCGCTTCGCGAGCCAGAACGCCTATCACCCAACCTTCATGTACCGCGCACTGGCCAGCGGTGCCGCCGACGTCATCCCCGCCTTCTCCTCCGACGGCCGGATCGCCGCCGACCGGCTAATGGTGTTGACCGACCCCCGCCACGCCATTCCCGGCTATGACGCGCTACTGCTGGTCGCCCCTGCGCGCGCGCAGGACGACCGCTTCCTCGCCGCGCTGGCGCCGCTGGTAGGCCGGGTAGATGTCGAAGCAATGCGCGAAGCAAATTACCGCGTCGATCGTGACACCGACAAGGACACCCCCACCGAAGCGGCGGCGTGGTTGACGCAGCGGTTAGGCCTCTGA
- a CDS encoding SDR family oxidoreductase, whose product MGEDRHRKRLFVTGGGSGIGRAVARLFAERGWQVGLADIDDAAMQAVQRELPAGRASCHSMDVRDRAQWERALADFAPDGRIDVVFNNAGIAVGGAFADADPGALERCIAINFTGVVHGAHTAHRYLKATPGSCLLNTASAAGIYGTSGAAIYSATKFAVRGLTEALDGEWRADGIKVRSLMPSFIDTPLLDAMVAGTNVNVRERVAAAGLEFTPVERVAEAAWAAVHGDSVHTVVGKTAQRMRFAARWMPGRLRQQMRRGV is encoded by the coding sequence ATGGGCGAGGACAGGCATCGCAAGCGGCTGTTCGTCACCGGCGGCGGATCGGGGATCGGGCGCGCGGTGGCGCGGTTGTTCGCCGAGCGCGGCTGGCAGGTGGGGCTGGCCGATATCGACGACGCGGCGATGCAGGCGGTGCAGCGCGAACTGCCGGCGGGGCGCGCGAGCTGCCATAGCATGGACGTGCGCGATCGGGCGCAATGGGAGCGCGCGCTCGCCGATTTCGCGCCCGATGGACGGATCGATGTCGTCTTCAACAATGCTGGGATCGCGGTGGGCGGGGCGTTTGCCGATGCCGATCCGGGCGCGCTCGAACGTTGCATCGCGATCAACTTCACCGGGGTGGTGCACGGCGCGCATACCGCGCATCGCTATCTCAAGGCGACGCCGGGATCGTGCCTGCTCAACACCGCGTCGGCGGCGGGGATCTATGGCACCTCGGGCGCGGCGATCTACAGCGCGACCAAGTTCGCGGTGCGCGGGCTGACCGAGGCACTGGACGGCGAATGGCGCGCCGACGGGATCAAGGTGCGCTCGTTGATGCCCAGCTTCATCGATACGCCGCTGCTCGATGCGATGGTGGCAGGCACCAACGTGAACGTCCGCGAGCGGGTGGCGGCGGCGGGGCTCGAATTCACCCCGGTCGAGCGTGTCGCCGAGGCGGCATGGGCGGCGGTGCATGGCGATTCGGTGCACACCGTGGTGGGCAAGACCGCGCAGCGGATGCGGTTCGCCGCGCGCTGGATGCCGGGGCGGTTGCGCCAGCAGATGCGGCGGGGGGTCTAA
- a CDS encoding heme exporter protein CcmB, with amino-acid sequence MSAFAAIAWREVRRAWTSGGVLLPVAFFLLVTILFPFAVGPDGALLGRIAGGVVWSAALLAALLPVERLVGPDLEAGVIDQWVVRGIGDPLIALAKIAGHWLGFGPPLIAATVIAAGLLGMSGEQLGRTALALAIGTPGLAALAVATSALTAGLRGAGAIAGLVMLPLALPLLIFGAGEGPGAVKLLGAVSLLLLAGAPFVAGAAMKVGRE; translated from the coding sequence GTGAGCGCGTTCGCCGCGATTGCCTGGCGGGAGGTGCGGCGCGCCTGGACCAGCGGCGGGGTGCTGTTGCCGGTGGCGTTCTTCCTGTTGGTGACGATCCTGTTCCCCTTTGCGGTGGGACCGGATGGCGCGCTGCTGGGGCGGATCGCTGGCGGTGTGGTGTGGTCGGCGGCGTTGCTGGCGGCGTTGCTGCCGGTGGAACGGCTGGTGGGGCCGGACCTCGAGGCCGGGGTGATTGACCAATGGGTGGTGCGCGGGATCGGCGATCCGCTGATCGCGCTTGCCAAGATCGCGGGGCATTGGCTTGGTTTCGGGCCGCCGCTGATCGCCGCGACGGTGATCGCGGCGGGGCTGCTCGGCATGTCGGGCGAGCAATTGGGCCGCACTGCGCTGGCGCTGGCGATCGGAACGCCGGGGCTGGCGGCGCTGGCGGTGGCGACCAGCGCGCTGACCGCGGGCTTGCGCGGGGCGGGGGCGATTGCCGGGCTGGTGATGCTGCCGCTGGCGCTGCCGCTGCTGATCTTCGGCGCTGGCGAGGGGCCAGGGGCGGTGAAACTGCTCGGCGCGGTCAGCCTGTTGCTGCTGGCGGGCGCGCCGTTTGTCGCCGGCGCTGCGATGAAGGTGGGACGCGAGTAG
- a CDS encoding 4a-hydroxytetrahydrobiopterin dehydratase, whose translation MIEQLSEAERVEALEGLPEWDHNEARDAITRSFGFADFVEAFGFMTRVALLAEKADHHPEWSNVYNRVEILLTTHDAGGLSARDIDMAQAIDALVD comes from the coding sequence ATGATCGAGCAACTGAGCGAAGCCGAGCGAGTCGAGGCGCTCGAAGGCCTGCCCGAATGGGATCATAACGAAGCCCGCGACGCGATCACCCGCAGCTTTGGCTTTGCCGATTTCGTCGAAGCATTCGGCTTCATGACGCGCGTCGCACTGCTGGCGGAAAAGGCCGACCATCACCCCGAATGGTCGAATGTGTATAACCGTGTGGAAATCCTGTTGACGACCCACGACGCCGGCGGGCTGTCGGCGCGCGATATCGACATGGCGCAGGCGATCGACGCGCTGGTGGACTAA
- a CDS encoding phospholipase D-like domain-containing protein yields MKLNELGWRTEHANRAALVVDAADYYAYARKAMMGATDQIILVGWDFDSRIILDRSRPDDGAPTELGPFLSWLADNRPGLQINILAWSLVTMKLLGRGTTVLRLARWMKHKQITFKTDGAHPFGASHHQKIIVIDNCMAFCGGIDMTASRWDTRQHLDNDERRRRPFTERRYMPWHDASMALEGPVAGALGDLARARWEIAGGDPLPVPQVACNAWPDALRPQFEDIEVTIGRTRGLNGEIEEIREIEALFVAMIERVERYAYIETQYFASRVIAEAITKRLDEENGPEFVIVNPKVADGWLEEEVMGAARAELIDAMREHPNHHRAQIYTPVTHREADIYVHAKVMIADDRVLRVGSANMNNRSMGLDSECDVVIEATDDAMIATIAGLRAGLMAEHLGVEPEVVEQTLAKTGSLIETVERLRGSGRSLVPFDPPEKAEWQRVMANAQALDPEHPEAAFEPSRRGLTTRVRDRARRVRGRLRRRI; encoded by the coding sequence TTGAAGCTGAACGAACTGGGTTGGCGGACCGAACATGCCAATCGCGCCGCGCTGGTGGTCGATGCCGCCGATTATTACGCCTATGCGCGCAAGGCGATGATGGGCGCGACCGACCAGATCATCCTGGTCGGCTGGGACTTCGACAGCCGGATCATCCTCGACCGCAGCCGTCCCGATGACGGCGCGCCGACCGAACTGGGGCCGTTTCTGAGCTGGCTGGCCGATAATCGACCCGGCTTGCAGATCAATATCCTGGCGTGGAGCCTGGTGACGATGAAGCTGTTGGGGCGCGGCACCACGGTGCTGCGGCTGGCGCGGTGGATGAAGCACAAGCAGATCACCTTCAAGACCGACGGCGCGCATCCCTTCGGCGCAAGCCATCACCAAAAGATCATCGTGATCGACAATTGCATGGCGTTTTGCGGCGGGATCGACATGACCGCGTCGCGATGGGACACGCGCCAGCATCTCGACAATGACGAGCGGCGGCGGCGGCCTTTCACCGAGCGGCGGTATATGCCCTGGCACGACGCATCGATGGCACTTGAAGGGCCGGTGGCGGGGGCGCTGGGCGATCTGGCTCGCGCCCGCTGGGAGATTGCGGGCGGCGATCCGCTGCCGGTGCCGCAGGTGGCGTGCAACGCCTGGCCCGACGCGCTTCGCCCGCAATTCGAAGATATCGAAGTCACGATCGGCCGCACGCGCGGTCTGAACGGTGAGATCGAGGAAATCCGCGAGATCGAGGCGTTGTTCGTCGCGATGATCGAGCGGGTCGAGCGTTACGCCTATATCGAAACGCAATATTTCGCCTCGCGGGTGATCGCCGAGGCGATTACCAAGCGGCTCGACGAGGAAAACGGACCCGAGTTCGTGATCGTCAATCCCAAGGTAGCCGATGGCTGGCTCGAGGAAGAAGTGATGGGCGCGGCGCGCGCCGAATTGATCGACGCGATGCGCGAACATCCCAACCACCACCGCGCACAAATCTATACCCCGGTGACGCATCGCGAGGCCGACATCTATGTCCATGCCAAGGTGATGATCGCCGATGACCGCGTGCTGCGCGTGGGGTCGGCCAATATGAACAACCGCTCGATGGGGCTCGACAGCGAATGCGACGTCGTCATCGAAGCGACCGACGACGCGATGATCGCGACCATCGCGGGCCTGCGCGCCGGGCTGATGGCCGAGCATCTGGGGGTCGAGCCTGAGGTGGTCGAGCAGACGCTGGCCAAGACCGGTTCGCTGATCGAGACGGTCGAGCGGCTGCGCGGCAGCGGGCGTTCGCTGGTGCCGTTCGATCCGCCTGAAAAGGCCGAATGGCAGCGGGTGATGGCCAATGCCCAGGCGCTCGACCCCGAACATCCCGAAGCCGCGTTCGAACCTTCGCGACGCGGGCTGACGACCCGGGTGCGCGATCGCGCGCGGCGGGTGCGGGGACGGTTGCGGCGGCGGATCTGA
- the ccmA gene encoding heme ABC exporter ATP-binding protein CcmA, which produces MSLAFHDVSCTRGGRVLFAGLSFAIPPGEALAVRGPNGVGKSSLVRLAAGLVPPSAGRIERPERVALMHEGMALDHELPLGQALGYWAAIDGRADRVEAALDAVAMADLAEVPVRFLSTGQRRRAALARVIASDSALWLLDEPANGLDVAAVARLGEAIAAHRAGGGAVLVATHVLVALPDAREILL; this is translated from the coding sequence GTGAGCCTGGCCTTCCACGACGTAAGCTGCACGCGCGGCGGGCGGGTGCTGTTCGCCGGGCTGTCGTTCGCGATTCCGCCGGGCGAGGCGCTGGCGGTACGCGGGCCGAATGGCGTGGGCAAGTCGAGCCTGGTGCGGCTGGCGGCGGGGCTGGTGCCGCCGAGCGCGGGGCGGATCGAGCGGCCCGAGCGGGTGGCGCTGATGCATGAAGGGATGGCGCTCGATCACGAACTCCCGCTGGGACAGGCGCTGGGCTATTGGGCGGCGATCGACGGGCGCGCTGACCGGGTCGAGGCGGCGCTCGATGCGGTGGCGATGGCCGACCTGGCCGAAGTGCCGGTGCGGTTCCTGTCGACCGGGCAGCGACGGCGCGCGGCGCTGGCGCGGGTGATCGCGAGCGATTCGGCATTGTGGCTGCTCGACGAGCCGGCAAACGGCCTCGACGTCGCGGCGGTGGCGCGGCTGGGGGAGGCGATTGCGGCGCACCGTGCCGGCGGCGGCGCGGTGCTGGTGGCGACGCATGTGCTGGTGGCGTTGCCCGACGCGCGCGAGATCCTGTTGTGA
- a CDS encoding SURF1 family protein, translating into MKRVPIVSTIVVLLAVVTMIALGVWQLQRRDGKEALLASFARNADLPVIAFPDPPVGERYLFRRATAQCASVADITRAAGRSVDGVSGYRYLADCTSETGSKYKVEMGVAADPGFMPVWRGGSVTGQMTYAPNSAPLLQRWFGGAAPDRLMLVATNPPVAGLLPSRAPDPSGVPNNHLAYAVQWFAFAGIALVIYALAVRRRMRGPGAQRS; encoded by the coding sequence ATGAAGCGGGTGCCGATCGTCTCGACGATCGTCGTGCTGCTCGCGGTGGTGACGATGATCGCGCTCGGCGTCTGGCAGCTCCAGCGCCGCGACGGCAAGGAAGCGTTGCTCGCCAGCTTCGCGCGCAACGCCGACCTGCCCGTCATCGCCTTCCCCGACCCACCGGTCGGCGAACGCTATCTCTTCCGCCGCGCGACGGCGCAGTGCGCAAGCGTCGCCGACATCACCCGCGCCGCGGGCCGCTCGGTCGATGGCGTCAGCGGCTATCGCTACCTCGCCGACTGCACTTCGGAAACGGGGAGCAAGTACAAGGTCGAGATGGGCGTCGCCGCCGATCCTGGCTTCATGCCGGTCTGGCGCGGCGGCAGCGTGACCGGCCAGATGACCTACGCCCCCAACAGCGCGCCCTTGCTCCAGCGCTGGTTCGGTGGCGCAGCGCCCGACCGGCTGATGCTGGTGGCGACGAACCCGCCGGTCGCGGGCCTGCTGCCCAGCCGCGCGCCCGATCCCTCGGGGGTGCCGAACAATCATCTGGCCTATGCGGTGCAATGGTTCGCCTTCGCGGGAATCGCGCTGGTGATTTACGCGCTGGCGGTGCGGCGCCGGATGCGGGGGCCAGGAGCGCAACGCTCGTAA
- the thrC gene encoding threonine synthase codes for MRYISTRGNAPVLDFEGVTLAGLAADGGLYVPETWPSFSRDEIAAMQGLSYVETAVRVMAPFVAGSLTEDELRDLCTTAYSRFAHAAVTPLVQLDERHWLLELFHGPTLAFKDVALQLVGLLFERFLTGREGQLTVIGATSGDTGSAAIDALAGRVGVDIFMLHPEGRVSDVQRRQMTTVIAPNVHNIAIRGDFDTAQALVKAMFRDPAFSTRYALSAVNSINWARLMAQVVYYFYAAVRLGGPERPVAFSVPTGNFGDVFAGYVAARMGLPIERLIVATNVNDILHRALSTGDYSSGIVTPTATPSMDIQVSSNFERLLFELGDRSGAALAEQMAGFESSRAMMLTNRQREGAAGLFTSASIDADGMAQALRWAHERAGQVIDPHTAIGLAAARADLGDTPMVTLATAHPAKFRDAVERSTGVRPGLPARMGDLFDREERYDTIDATFDAVTAYIAQRATPRG; via the coding sequence ATGCGCTACATCAGCACCAGGGGGAACGCGCCCGTCCTCGATTTCGAGGGCGTGACGCTGGCGGGACTTGCAGCCGATGGCGGGCTGTACGTGCCCGAGACATGGCCGAGCTTCAGCCGCGACGAGATCGCGGCGATGCAGGGGCTGTCCTATGTCGAGACCGCGGTGCGGGTGATGGCGCCCTTCGTTGCGGGCAGCCTGACCGAGGACGAGCTGCGCGACCTCTGCACCACCGCCTATAGCCGCTTCGCGCACGCCGCGGTCACCCCGCTGGTCCAGCTCGACGAGCGCCACTGGCTGCTCGAGCTGTTCCACGGCCCGACGCTGGCGTTCAAGGACGTCGCGCTCCAGCTCGTCGGCCTGCTGTTCGAGCGCTTCCTGACGGGGCGCGAGGGCCAGCTGACGGTGATCGGCGCCACCTCGGGCGATACCGGATCGGCGGCGATCGATGCGCTGGCGGGACGCGTCGGGGTCGACATCTTCATGCTCCATCCCGAGGGCCGCGTGAGCGACGTCCAGCGCCGCCAGATGACGACGGTGATCGCCCCCAACGTCCACAACATCGCGATCCGCGGCGATTTCGATACCGCGCAGGCGCTGGTGAAGGCGATGTTCCGCGATCCGGCTTTCTCGACCCGCTATGCGCTGTCGGCGGTCAATTCGATCAACTGGGCGCGGTTGATGGCGCAGGTGGTCTATTATTTCTACGCCGCGGTCCGCCTGGGCGGTCCCGAGCGCCCGGTCGCCTTCTCGGTCCCCACCGGCAATTTCGGCGACGTGTTCGCGGGCTATGTCGCGGCGCGGATGGGGCTGCCGATCGAGCGGCTGATCGTAGCCACGAACGTCAACGACATCCTCCACCGTGCGCTCAGCACCGGCGATTATTCGAGCGGTATCGTCACCCCGACCGCGACGCCGTCGATGGACATCCAGGTCAGCTCGAACTTCGAGCGGCTGTTGTTCGAACTGGGCGACCGCAGCGGCGCGGCGCTCGCCGAGCAGATGGCGGGGTTCGAATCGAGCCGCGCGATGATGCTCACCAACCGCCAGCGCGAGGGCGCGGCGGGGCTGTTCACCTCGGCATCGATCGACGCCGACGGCATGGCCCAAGCGCTGCGCTGGGCGCACGAACGTGCCGGGCAAGTGATCGACCCGCACACCGCGATCGGCCTCGCCGCCGCGCGCGCCGATTTGGGCGACACCCCGATGGTGACGCTGGCGACCGCGCATCCCGCCAAGTTCCGCGACGCGGTCGAACGCTCGACCGGGGTGCGGCCGGGCCTGCCCGCGCGGATGGGCGATTTGTTCGACCGCGAGGAACGCTACGACACGATCGACGCGACCTTCGACGCGGTGACCGCGTATATCGCCCAGCGGGCGACGCCGCGTGGTTGA